A portion of the Synergistaceae bacterium genome contains these proteins:
- a CDS encoding L,D-transpeptidase, with amino-acid sequence MRTEDELVVVELPDPTSPYDHVVEELLPEPPPSKPPLATGAEEPWLHVVKGRMRLYYYRGDRLEREYPIAIGANGGQKRRVGDNRTPVGSFSVQQIQDSRKWTYDFGDGNGPIRGAYGPWFIRLRTPGWKGIGIHGTHDPDSIGTMVTQGCVRLLNEDLQELKEKVFVGMAVLITER; translated from the coding sequence ATGCGGACGGAGGATGAGCTTGTCGTCGTAGAGCTCCCGGATCCGACCTCCCCCTACGATCATGTCGTCGAGGAGCTCCTCCCGGAGCCCCCGCCCTCCAAACCCCCTCTTGCCACCGGCGCGGAGGAACCGTGGCTGCACGTGGTGAAAGGTCGGATGAGATTGTACTATTACAGGGGCGACAGGCTCGAGCGCGAGTACCCGATCGCGATAGGCGCAAACGGAGGACAAAAGCGGAGGGTGGGGGACAACAGAACCCCGGTGGGGAGCTTCTCTGTGCAGCAGATACAGGACTCGCGGAAGTGGACCTACGATTTCGGCGACGGAAACGGCCCGATCCGCGGCGCTTACGGCCCTTGGTTCATCAGGCTGAGGACGCCCGGCTGGAAGGGAATAGGGATACACGGTACCCACGATCCCGACTCCATCGGCACCATGGTCACCCAAGGGTGCGTGCGCCTTCTGAACGAGGACCTCCAGGAGCTGAAGGAGAAGGTCTTCGTCGGCATGGCGGTCCTGATAACGGAGAGGTGA
- a CDS encoding DUF2993 domain-containing protein, whose product MRLFSCFTGRGSMLRRLIAIVIVVQASCLPVSTPACAGTVEESRGERLMRFFAEEFKPERARMIIENEPNDDGLVREIYLDVEGCDIGGVRIESLILRAIGVTFTPPSEWDETPLDVVEMLNVNATARITDRDLNENLLQKQFGDDDEWHNLQMRITPEGVYARGNYHVRVLFTLDILIEIFSKFKIVDMQQVWLDDYTLRVNRVDVPSFITDKAVSQIQPLLDLGKFIFPLRLSSIAFEDGSMTIASRVEPEPFEGIEYEYEKETAPDDEEEDNEEE is encoded by the coding sequence ATGAGACTCTTTTCATGTTTTACAGGGCGCGGATCAATGCTCCGCCGGTTGATTGCTATCGTCATCGTGGTGCAGGCGTCCTGCCTTCCGGTTTCTACCCCGGCATGCGCAGGAACCGTTGAAGAGTCGCGAGGGGAGAGATTGATGCGCTTCTTCGCCGAGGAGTTCAAGCCGGAGAGGGCGAGGATGATCATCGAGAACGAGCCGAATGACGACGGCCTGGTAAGGGAGATCTATCTGGACGTCGAAGGTTGCGACATAGGCGGGGTCCGCATCGAATCCCTGATCCTGCGGGCGATAGGAGTGACCTTTACTCCCCCGTCGGAGTGGGACGAGACGCCCCTGGACGTGGTGGAGATGCTCAACGTGAACGCGACCGCGCGCATAACCGACAGGGATCTCAACGAGAATTTGCTTCAGAAGCAGTTCGGCGACGACGACGAGTGGCACAACCTGCAGATGCGCATTACGCCGGAGGGAGTCTACGCACGCGGGAACTATCACGTGCGGGTGCTGTTTACCCTCGACATCCTGATAGAGATCTTCAGCAAGTTCAAGATAGTGGACATGCAGCAGGTGTGGCTCGACGACTACACCCTCAGGGTCAACCGGGTGGACGTGCCGAGCTTTATAACGGACAAGGCTGTATCGCAGATTCAGCCGCTTCTCGACCTCGGCAAGTTCATCTTCCCCCTTCGCCTCAGCTCCATCGCCTTCGAGGACGGGAGCATGACCATAGCCAGCCGGGTCGAGCCCGAGCCGTTCGAGGGGATAGAGTACGAGTATGAAAAAGAGACGGCCCCCGATGACGAGGAGGAAGACAACGAGGAGGAGTAA
- a CDS encoding MFS transporter has product MEDRTARTPDDRGSAMKRALSYRWAVWGIMTFAFMIVFFHRLAAAVVREDVTAAFSLSATDFGQMSSMYFYAYMAMQIPVGLLADSLGARVTVSVGMLAAGAGSIIFGLAPSYGWLLAGRFLVGLGVATVFVSIMKIQSQWFRDGEFATISGATSFIGNAGGILSQGPLAFLLTLVSWRASFVSIGVGTLGIGFLCYLIIRNRPQDIGSPPINEREILRQDMPPEPFSIAEGIKSVLSVKGVRLAALFYFFNQAGYFALIGTWGIPWLVNVYGMTVSEASSLTVMMVVGTMTGGLFNGWISDKMGKRRLPMIVMSVFQALFWGCLVMPWERAPGAWTLRMLFLLLGFSNACFVLSWSVAKEQSSEKYTGLAISILNTAGFLAIAITTSAMGVVIDHYLPASTEMAYRMAFVIGAVFAVISLAITFFIPELKRDAPGGMHDGRSAAA; this is encoded by the coding sequence ATGGAAGATAGAACAGCTCGCACTCCCGATGATCGGGGATCGGCCATGAAAAGGGCCCTCTCCTACCGTTGGGCCGTCTGGGGGATAATGACCTTCGCCTTCATGATTGTATTCTTTCACAGGCTGGCGGCGGCGGTGGTGCGCGAGGACGTCACCGCGGCCTTCTCGCTGAGCGCCACCGACTTCGGCCAGATGTCCTCCATGTATTTCTACGCCTACATGGCGATGCAGATCCCGGTCGGCCTGCTCGCGGACTCTCTCGGTGCCAGGGTCACCGTCTCGGTGGGGATGCTCGCCGCCGGTGCCGGCTCGATCATCTTCGGCCTGGCCCCCTCGTACGGCTGGCTCCTGGCGGGCCGTTTCCTGGTGGGGCTGGGAGTGGCCACCGTCTTCGTCTCCATAATGAAGATCCAGTCCCAGTGGTTCAGGGACGGTGAGTTCGCCACCATCTCCGGCGCGACCTCCTTCATCGGCAACGCGGGGGGCATCCTCTCGCAGGGCCCCCTAGCCTTTCTTCTCACCCTGGTATCCTGGAGGGCCAGCTTCGTCTCCATCGGGGTCGGGACGCTCGGGATCGGATTTCTGTGCTATCTCATAATCAGAAACAGGCCGCAGGACATAGGGTCTCCGCCCATCAACGAGCGAGAGATACTTCGCCAGGACATGCCTCCCGAGCCCTTCTCGATAGCCGAGGGGATAAAGTCAGTGCTCTCCGTCAAGGGAGTCAGGCTGGCGGCCCTTTTCTACTTCTTCAACCAGGCGGGCTACTTCGCCCTGATCGGCACGTGGGGTATCCCGTGGCTGGTCAACGTCTACGGAATGACGGTATCCGAGGCCTCCTCCCTTACCGTCATGATGGTCGTCGGCACCATGACCGGCGGGCTCTTCAACGGCTGGATCTCCGACAAGATGGGGAAGAGAAGACTCCCCATGATCGTGATGTCCGTCTTCCAGGCCCTGTTCTGGGGCTGCCTGGTAATGCCCTGGGAGAGAGCGCCGGGCGCATGGACCCTTAGAATGCTCTTCCTGCTTCTGGGCTTCTCCAACGCATGCTTCGTGCTGTCCTGGTCGGTCGCCAAGGAACAGTCGTCCGAGAAGTACACCGGGCTGGCCATCTCCATCCTGAATACAGCGGGCTTTTTGGCGATAGCCATCACGACGTCGGCAATGGGAGTCGTCATAGACCACTACCTGCCCGCTTCGACGGAGATGGCCTACAGGATGGCATTCGTGATAGGCGCGGTCTTCGCCGTCATCTCTCTTGCCATAACCTTCTTTATACCAGAGCTCAAGAGGGACGCCCCCGGCGGGATGCACGACGGACGATCCGCCGCGGCGTAA
- a CDS encoding DEAD/DEAH box helicase — MSENSFMRYDLREELQVAIARKGFSTPTHVQEKVLSLDRFDRDLIVRAKTGSGKTLAFLLPLLQELTVSEQQPRILVLSPTRELAQQTAKEAAWLSRHLNVSVATLVGGLDMSAQIRSLRDGAAIIVGTPGRTLDHINRSTLKTEGITTIVLDEGDHMLDMGFREELEGILDSLTSRSRTWLFSATMPREVKELSRKYLEQPVFISLIEEGEQHDDIAHKAYLVPFRRKMEGLVNVLLWERPRRGLIFCHTRLETMKVAGRLVEEGFNAGALHGEMTQRERNSVLSSFKNGAISLLVATNVAARGLDVEGVSHVIQIGLPDDRDTFIHRSGRTGRAGREGLNILVLSPQEAGKFKYMFGSAKVDIEWKNVPDLLSIARAQREDAEERLLTLKEAVETEDYLQWAEDLLTRAAPKNLVARLLYALTANRSAGYDLSSELERELRRKSRAPADRQRPQGGRGIAGRRPRGTMLRLGKGLADGWDVGRVLHSVCSSLDVDRSEVGAIRMKEDHVLVELLPFALSRFEADSRGLVRCGLIEPGKEKEAELLYQHSSRPSRGRDKPYRKDRQGKTGARSRRH; from the coding sequence ATGAGTGAAAACAGTTTCATGCGCTATGACCTGAGGGAGGAGCTCCAGGTCGCCATCGCCCGCAAAGGGTTCTCCACGCCGACTCACGTGCAGGAGAAAGTCCTGTCGCTGGATCGCTTCGACAGGGATCTGATAGTGAGGGCAAAGACCGGCTCGGGGAAGACTTTGGCCTTCCTGCTGCCGCTTCTGCAGGAGTTGACTGTGTCCGAGCAGCAGCCTCGCATCTTGGTGCTCTCGCCTACGCGCGAGCTCGCCCAGCAGACGGCGAAGGAGGCGGCGTGGCTCTCGAGGCATCTGAATGTCTCGGTCGCGACCCTGGTGGGAGGGCTCGACATGTCGGCCCAGATCCGCTCGCTGAGGGACGGTGCCGCGATAATCGTGGGCACGCCGGGAAGGACGCTGGACCATATCAACCGCTCCACTCTCAAAACGGAAGGGATAACGACGATAGTTCTCGACGAGGGAGACCATATGCTCGACATGGGCTTCCGCGAGGAGCTGGAGGGCATACTGGACTCGCTGACCAGCAGAAGCCGCACCTGGCTCTTCTCGGCGACAATGCCGAGGGAGGTAAAGGAGCTTTCCAGGAAGTACCTGGAACAGCCCGTCTTCATCTCGTTGATCGAGGAGGGGGAACAGCACGACGACATCGCCCACAAGGCCTACCTCGTCCCATTCCGCCGCAAGATGGAGGGGCTGGTGAACGTACTCCTGTGGGAGCGACCCAGGAGAGGACTTATATTCTGCCACACGCGCCTTGAGACCATGAAAGTCGCGGGGCGGCTCGTGGAAGAAGGCTTCAACGCGGGGGCCCTTCACGGAGAGATGACGCAGAGAGAGCGCAACTCGGTGCTCTCGTCGTTTAAAAACGGGGCGATCTCGCTCCTGGTGGCGACCAACGTGGCTGCCAGGGGGCTTGACGTCGAGGGAGTCTCACACGTCATACAGATCGGGCTGCCTGACGACAGGGACACATTCATCCACCGCAGCGGGCGCACCGGCAGGGCGGGGCGGGAGGGGCTGAATATTTTGGTACTCTCCCCGCAGGAGGCGGGGAAGTTCAAGTATATGTTCGGCTCGGCCAAGGTCGACATCGAGTGGAAAAACGTCCCGGACCTTCTGTCGATCGCAAGGGCTCAGAGAGAGGATGCCGAGGAAAGACTTCTGACCCTGAAGGAAGCGGTCGAGACGGAGGACTACCTCCAGTGGGCCGAGGACCTGCTCACCCGTGCTGCGCCGAAGAACCTGGTGGCCCGGCTTCTCTATGCCCTCACAGCCAACAGGTCGGCCGGATACGACCTCTCCTCCGAGCTTGAAAGGGAGCTTAGACGGAAGAGCCGCGCACCGGCGGACAGGCAGAGGCCCCAGGGGGGACGCGGCATCGCGGGAAGGCGGCCCAGGGGCACCATGCTCAGGCTGGGCAAGGGGCTTGCCGACGGATGGGACGTGGGAAGGGTACTCCACTCCGTCTGCTCCTCGTTGGATGTGGACCGTTCCGAGGTGGGAGCGATAAGGATGAAGGAGGACCATGTCCTGGTTGAGTTGCTTCCGTTCGCCCTGTCCCGTTTCGAGGCGGACTCGAGAGGGCTCGTGCGATGCGGGCTGATCGAGCCGGGGAAGGAGAAGGAGGCTGAACTGCTGTACCAGCACTCCTCCAGGCCATCCAGGGGGCGTGACAAGCCCTACCGCAAGGATAGACAGGGAAAGACCGGTGCCAGGAGCCGCAGGCATTAA
- a CDS encoding cold-shock protein, with product MSQGTVKWFNDSKGYGFITTDEGKDVFVHFSAIAGEGFKSLAEGQKVSFDVVDGEKGPQAANVQKVL from the coding sequence ATGAGTCAGGGAACTGTGAAGTGGTTTAACGATAGCAAGGGGTATGGTTTCATTACGACGGACGAAGGCAAGGATGTATTCGTTCATTTCAGTGCGATAGCGGGCGAGGGTTTCAAGTCGCTTGCGGAGGGTCAGAAGGTCAGCTTCGACGTAGTTGACGGAGAGAAGGGGCCTCAGGCGGCCAACGTCCAGAAGGTGTTGTAA
- a CDS encoding MBL fold metallo-hydrolase: MDLHRIELILPKRGYDRFYSSWLLHDKEKDISLLVDPGPASTWPQLRDALRRIGMVWINMILLTHVHIDHAGAAGLASNEFGARVAVSPRGIPHLIDPSRLWEASLKTLGEIAVLFGEPAPVPPDCIMPEELLSDGLSFVDTPGHASHHRSYYYDDGEEVVLFVGEAAGVYLEGELPYPCLRPAAPPPFFIDAALESIEKLTRRECSRICFPHFGSAEGGAELLAYAKDQVLLWKDIVLGLLRRGVAPEDYEAFAAEILDRDPFMAAFQNMDPGTLDRERDFLLNSVRGFTEALVKER, from the coding sequence ATGGACCTTCACAGGATAGAGCTTATTCTTCCGAAGAGAGGGTACGACAGGTTTTATTCGTCATGGCTCCTCCACGACAAAGAGAAAGACATCTCCCTCTTGGTGGACCCGGGGCCTGCCTCAACCTGGCCGCAGCTTCGCGACGCCCTGAGGCGAATCGGAATGGTCTGGATCAATATGATCCTGCTCACACATGTACACATAGACCACGCAGGCGCGGCGGGCTTGGCGTCCAACGAGTTTGGAGCACGTGTAGCCGTGTCCCCCAGGGGGATCCCTCATCTGATCGACCCGTCCAGACTTTGGGAGGCGAGCCTCAAGACCCTTGGCGAGATTGCCGTTCTCTTCGGAGAGCCGGCGCCCGTTCCGCCCGACTGCATCATGCCCGAGGAGCTGCTTTCCGACGGCCTGTCCTTCGTGGACACGCCGGGGCACGCGTCGCACCACAGGTCGTACTACTACGACGACGGAGAAGAGGTCGTCCTGTTCGTCGGCGAGGCCGCCGGGGTCTACTTGGAGGGAGAGCTGCCGTATCCCTGCCTGCGCCCCGCCGCGCCTCCACCCTTCTTCATTGACGCCGCTCTTGAGTCCATCGAGAAGCTGACGAGGCGGGAGTGCTCCCGCATCTGCTTCCCCCATTTCGGGTCGGCCGAGGGGGGAGCGGAGCTACTCGCCTACGCGAAGGACCAGGTCCTGCTGTGGAAGGATATAGTGCTGGGACTCCTGCGAAGGGGCGTGGCTCCGGAGGATTACGAGGCCTTTGCGGCAGAGATCCTCGACAGGGATCCTTTCATGGCGGCCTTTCAAAACATGGACCCGGGCACCCTCGACAGGGAACGTGACTTTCTGCTCAACAGCGTCCGAGGCTTCACGGAGGCGCTCGTCAAGGAGCGTTGA
- a CDS encoding ABC-F family ATP-binding cassette domain-containing protein — translation MINISDVSLRFGERVVLKDISWAVYNGTRTGLVGANGAGKTTLLRMIAKEQAPGSGTITVTKGDRIGYLPQDLVEIPDVPVMDFLRVRTGLAEIESGLDRVARDLAEAAPGSPECEKLLARHESLTRRFEMSDGFVFEAMARKVLKGLGFSGDDHLSRCGALSGGWKMRLLLASLLLDSPDILLLDEPTNHLDTESMEWLEGWLSAFTGTIIAVSHDRLFLDSVCSGIAELSLGKLSLFKGNFSTYVEESERRIEDLRRAQKLQKEELARLGQFIERFRYKASKAASVQSRVKHLEKIQLVEVEEDTQKVRFHFPPARRSGLDVMVLQNVTKSYGEKMVLRDATITVQRGEKIALVGVNGAGKSTLSRLLGRVESPTSGTVRAGHNVKIAFYSQESSKNLDYDRTVWETVSSGYEAWNERDKRNLLGGFLFGGDSIHKPVSVLSGGEKSRLALLKLMLEEANLLVLDEPTNHLDMRTKDLFQRALLEFDGTLVIVSHDRYFLDNLATKVIEIYNGELIVYPGNYSWFVEKRKERIATDPRYSEDDAADAAPRAPRDRAKDQRREDARRRNELYRRKKTVLDVMAPLEARIERLEEEQAERDLLLCDPSVLADSARVTSLLIQREEASRMLEGLMKEWEELAEEIDRIEKTG, via the coding sequence TTGATCAATATCTCCGACGTCTCGCTGAGGTTCGGCGAGAGGGTCGTGCTTAAGGACATTTCATGGGCCGTGTACAACGGAACCAGGACGGGCCTCGTCGGCGCAAACGGTGCCGGGAAGACGACCCTTCTGCGAATGATCGCGAAGGAGCAGGCACCTGGCTCCGGCACGATAACAGTGACAAAGGGCGACAGGATCGGCTACCTGCCCCAGGACCTGGTGGAGATACCGGACGTCCCGGTGATGGACTTTCTTCGGGTAAGGACGGGGCTGGCGGAGATCGAGAGTGGTCTAGACCGGGTCGCTCGCGACCTTGCGGAGGCTGCACCCGGTTCTCCAGAGTGCGAAAAACTGCTGGCGCGGCACGAGTCGCTGACGAGGCGGTTCGAGATGAGCGACGGTTTCGTCTTCGAGGCGATGGCGAGAAAAGTGCTGAAAGGGCTGGGGTTCTCCGGAGACGACCATCTTTCCAGGTGCGGAGCCCTGTCGGGAGGCTGGAAGATGCGGCTTCTCCTGGCTTCGCTCCTGCTGGATTCGCCGGACATACTCCTGCTCGACGAGCCGACCAACCACCTGGACACGGAGAGCATGGAGTGGCTTGAGGGCTGGCTGTCGGCCTTCACGGGCACGATAATTGCGGTGTCGCACGACAGGCTCTTTCTCGACTCCGTCTGTTCCGGGATAGCAGAGCTGTCGCTGGGGAAACTGTCGCTGTTCAAGGGCAATTTTTCCACCTACGTAGAGGAGAGCGAGAGGAGGATCGAGGATCTGCGGAGGGCTCAAAAGCTCCAGAAGGAGGAGTTGGCAAGGCTTGGACAGTTCATAGAGAGGTTTCGCTACAAGGCGTCCAAGGCGGCCTCGGTTCAGAGCCGAGTCAAACACCTGGAGAAGATACAGCTGGTCGAGGTAGAGGAGGACACCCAGAAGGTCCGCTTCCACTTCCCACCCGCCAGGCGAAGCGGGCTGGACGTAATGGTCCTCCAGAACGTTACGAAGAGCTACGGAGAGAAGATGGTGCTGCGCGACGCCACCATCACGGTGCAGAGGGGGGAGAAGATCGCGCTGGTGGGAGTGAACGGGGCGGGCAAGTCCACCCTGTCGAGGTTGCTGGGACGAGTCGAATCGCCGACCTCGGGGACAGTCCGAGCCGGGCACAACGTGAAGATCGCCTTCTACTCGCAGGAGTCGTCGAAGAACCTTGACTATGACAGGACCGTCTGGGAGACTGTCTCCTCGGGATACGAGGCCTGGAACGAGCGGGACAAGAGAAACCTGCTCGGGGGCTTCCTCTTCGGGGGCGACTCGATCCACAAGCCCGTCTCAGTGCTGTCGGGAGGGGAGAAGTCCAGGCTTGCCCTGTTGAAGCTGATGCTGGAGGAGGCCAACCTGCTGGTGCTCGATGAGCCGACCAACCACCTCGACATGAGGACGAAGGACCTCTTTCAGCGGGCGCTTCTGGAGTTCGACGGGACACTGGTGATCGTCTCCCACGACAGGTACTTCCTGGACAATCTGGCGACAAAGGTGATCGAGATTTACAACGGCGAGTTGATAGTCTACCCCGGCAACTACTCCTGGTTTGTCGAGAAGCGCAAGGAGCGCATCGCCACCGACCCCCGCTACAGCGAGGATGATGCCGCGGACGCTGCACCCCGCGCCCCCCGAGACAGGGCGAAGGATCAGAGGAGAGAGGATGCGCGCAGGCGAAACGAGCTGTACAGAAGGAAGAAGACCGTCCTTGACGTTATGGCTCCGCTGGAGGCCAGGATTGAGAGGCTCGAGGAGGAGCAGGCGGAGAGGGATTTGCTGCTGTGCGATCCCTCGGTCCTGGCGGACTCGGCAAGGGTGACGAGCCTGCTGATCCAGCGAGAGGAGGCCTCGCGGATGCTCGAGGGGCTGATGAAGGAGTGGGAGGAGCTGGCCGAGGAGATCGACCGAATCGAGAAAACCGGCTGA